From Zingiber officinale cultivar Zhangliang chromosome 5B, Zo_v1.1, whole genome shotgun sequence, the proteins below share one genomic window:
- the LOC121987902 gene encoding ribonucleoside-diphosphate reductase small chain-like: MASSAPAAPIPAVGGEAEYEPLLAANSKRFCTFPIAYPSIWELYKKAQASYWTAEEVDLSQDLGDWHHRLSSDERHFISRVLAFFAASDGIVIENLADRFCQDVKLLEARSFYNFQKVIEGIHSEMYSLLLDTYIKDNNEKDYLFNAIETIPSVARKANWALRWIESSESFAERLVAFACVEGIFFSGSFCAIFWLKKRGLMPGLTFSNELISRDEGLHCEFACLLYSLLRSKLSEERVRSIVADAVDIEREFVCDSLPVALIGMNNELMSQYIKFVADHLLRALGYENMYMVSNPFDWMEVISLQGKTNFFEKKVGEYQMASAMSSLNSDGATHEFKLNDDF; encoded by the coding sequence ATGGCTTCCTCTGCCCCTGCCGCCCCCATCCCCGCCGTCGGAGGAGAAGCGGAGTACGAGCCCTTGTTGGCTGCGAACTCCAAACGCTTCTGTACCTTTCCCATCGCCTACCCGTCCATTTGGGAGTTATACAAAAAGGCCCAGGCCTCTTATTGGACCGCGGAGGAAGTTGATCTCTCACAGGACCTCGGGGACTGGCACCATCGCCTCTCCTCCGATGAGCGCCACTTCATCTCCCGTGTTCTGGCCTTCTTCGCTGCCTCCGACGGCATCGTGATAGAGAACCTCGCCGATCGGTTCTGTCAAGACGTGAAACTCCTTGAGGCCCGCAGCTTCTATAACTTCCAGAAGGTGATTGAGGGCATTCACTCTGAGATGTACTCGCTCCTTCTTGATACCTACATCAAGGATAACAATGAGAAGGACTATCTCTTCAATGCTATCGAGACTATTCCTTCCGTCGCTCGCAAGGCTAATTGGGCTCTGCGATGGATTGAATCATCCGAATCCTTTGCCGAGCGACTCGTTGCCTTTGCTTGCGTCGAGGGCATTTTCTTTTCTGGTTCCTTCTGTGCTATCTTCTGGCTAAAGAAGCGTGGATTGATGCCGGGCCTTACCTTTTCAAATGAACTCATATCTCGTGATGAAGGTCTTCATTGTGAATTTGCTTGTCTCCTCTATAGCCTCCTCCGTAGTAAGCTCTCAGAGGAAAGGGTGCGGTCTATCGTTGCCGACGCTGTTGATATTGAGCGGGAATTTGTCTGTGATTCCCTTCCTGTTGCCCTTATTGGGATGAACAATGAACTCATGAGCCAATACATTAAGTTCGTTGCAGATCATCTTCTAAGGGCTTTAGGGTATGAAAATATGTACATGGTAAGCAATCCTTTTGATTGGATGGAGGTCATCTCGCTGCAAGGAAAGACCAACTTTTTTGAAAAGAAAGTGGGGGAGTACCAGATGGCTTCTGCGATGTCAAGTTTGAATAGCGACGGAGCTACTCATGAGTTCAAGCTGAATGATGATTTTTAA